The region AACCAGCCAGAATTGGCGATACTGTTATTATAGAAGACCGTTGGGGATATGTTGAAGATATTAGGTTTACCTATATGATAGTGAGAACCTGGGACCTTAGAAGGCTAATTGTTCCTTTAAAAACAGTGATTTCTGATACTTTTGAAAATCTTTCTATTACAAGTCCGCATTCAATAAATGAAATTGAATTCTATGTAGATTACCGGGTAGATGTAGATAAATTAAGAACGAAATTTAAAGAATTGCTTGAAAACTCTGAAGAGTGGGACGAAGAACATCCACCAATGCTACAGGTTACCGAAATGACAGAAAAATCTCTCAAACTTAGAGCAATATGCAGTGCCAGTACCGCCACTATTGCCTGGGAACTTCATTGTAAATTAAGGGAAGAAATGGTGGCGTATATTAAAGAACTTGAAGAAGGTATATATTTTAGTCGTTCACGAGTAGAATTAAAGGAACCACATTTTAAAACTGAAGATCCTAAAAAAGCAGATAAATAAATACATATGACCTCAGACCCTTTACTATTTAAATATATTCTTTCTGGTGCAATTAGCCTGCTTGTTTGCTTCTTCATAGCGTTTTATATTCTAAAGAAAATAGGTAAAGATCCACGAAACATACTACCTGTAAATTTTGCACAAAGGGTTTGGATTCCACTTTTAATTTTTCTTGCTGCTTTAATCTTAAAAATCGCCCTGCTAAGCAAGATTTTTATATATGAATACACCTATAACATTCTCCAACCCATAAGTACCCTCGGAATAATACTCAGTGCTACCTGGTTAATTATTCTCACGCTAAAAATTCTCAAAAACCGCATGCTGAAGCGGTATGATGTAAATACTTCTGATAATTTAAAGGCCAGGAAAATTTATACACAATTTAATATCCTTGAGAATATTATCATTTTTATTATCGTAATTATGGCTATAGGAATTGCCTTAATGAGTTTTGAAAGCATACGCTCTGTTGGAGTAAGTGTTTTAACTTCAGCAGGAATTGCGGGAATTATTATAGGTTTTTCGGCCCAAAAAGCTATTGGAACTTTACTGGCGGGAATTCAAATTGCATTTACGCAACCCATAAGATTACAGGATGCCGTAATTGTAGAAGGCGAATGGGGATGGATTGAAGAAATTACACTTACCTACGTGGTGATTAAAGTTTGGGACAAAAGAAGATTGGTAGTACCCTCTACCTATTTTATTGAAACTCCTTTTCAAAACTGGACTAAAAATTCAGCCGATCTTTTAGGTACCGTATTCATTTATACAGATTATACCGTACCTGTAGATAAAATTAGAGAAGAACTGGATAGACTGCTTGAAACTACTCCGCTTTGGGATAAACAAGCCAAAGTAGTACAGGTTACCGATGCAACTGATAGGTCTATGGAAATAAGAATTTTAGTAAGCGCTAAAGATTCTCCAACCGCATTTGATTTACGCGTATTTATTAGGGAGAAACTCATAGATTTTCTTAAAGAAAATTATCCGGAGAGTCTCCCTAAAAGTCGCGTGCAAATTAATAAAGAAGATGACAAACAAGTTCAGAATCCTAAAACTCACTAAGCCAGGTCTCTTCAGAAGTTGTGCCCAAACTAAAATTAGCAGCTGTTTCTATTAGCGCCAAATGGGAATAAGCCTGCGGAAAATTACCCAACAATCTTTTGGTCTCGAAATCTATATCTTCACTAAATAAACCTAAATGATTACTATAAGAAAGCAACTGATCAAACATTTGTTTTGCTTTCTTCTTTTCTCCAACTTTAAAAAGACTGTCAATTAGCCAAAATGTACAAATAGTAAAAGAAGAAGTTGGTTCTCCAAAATCGTCTTTATTCTTATATCTATACATTAATCCGTCTTTACACAATTCCCTTTCGGTTGCGTGTACCGTACTCACAAAACGCGGATCTTTCGCTTCAATAAACCCGTATTGCTCCATTAATAAAGTTGAAGCATCTAAATCTTTAGACCCATAATATTGGGTATATGCCTGTACTTCTTCATTCCAGCCGTTATTATAAATATCATTATAAATTTCGGCACGTAAAGACTTCCAATGCGTATCGTTAATTCCCATTCTTAAAACTTCCCCAATCTTTATCGCTCTGTCTATCGCCACCCAGCAAAGGAGTTTTGAGAATACAAAATGCCGGTCTTCGGTACGTAATTCCCAAATTCCTTTATCGGGTTTCTGCCAGTTTTCTTCTACAATACTCACTATTCCGCGTACTACAGTCCAGAGTTCTTCTGAATTTTCTAAAGAAGTTTCAAATTGATTGAATTGCTGATAGATCACCTCCATCAAAATTCCGTAGATATCATTTTGCTTCTGAATATAAGCAGCATTTCCGGTCCTTACCGGATGAGAATCTTTATAACCCGATAAGTGATCTAAAATATGTTCGGTAAGCTCCTTCTCCCCGTTAATTCCATACATAATCTGGATTTTCTCATCTTTATCTGGGATAATATCTATGATAAATTGAAGAAAATCTTTAGCCGATTTTATATGGCCAAGGCCTGCCATTACTTTAATTACCATAGAAGCATCACGAATCCAGCAGAAACGATAATCCCAGTTTCGCTCTTCCCCAATGGTTTCGGGCAAAGAAGTGGTGGCTGCGGCTAAAACCGCACCAGATTTTTTATAACTAAGGCATTTTAAAACCAAAGCGCTACGCATTATTTCATTTTCGTAATGCGTATAACGGGTAGTTTTGGCGCTCCAATTCATCCAATAAGTCTTGGTTCGCTGAAATTTTAAATAAGATCTATCTAAAGATTGCGTGATAAGCTTTTCGTGATAACCGAGTAAAAAGTAGGCATTCCCGGTTAATTCAAGTTCCCTTTCTTCTAAAACATCATTCAGGTCAAAACTAGAATATAGAAAAAGCGAATCGTATTTACCTTCTTTGGTAAAACTTTTAATATAATTTCCTTTAAATTCATTGTAGGTTTTTTCCCGGGCAAAATCTAAACGAGGGTCATATTTCACCTTAAATTTAGGCTTTCCGCTAATTAAACGTATAAACCTAATTATATCTGGCGGGGCGTAAAAGGAACCATCTTCACGGGGATAACGCGGCATAAAATCTATAACCTGAAAAGAATTTTCTCCATCGGTAAATTCGGTATTTAAAATATTGGTTTCCCAAAGATATTCCTGGGTAATTTTATAAGAATCGTCTACGATAATTTCAAAACTTCCACCTTTTTTCTCGTCCAGTAATTTTGCAAAAACCGCGGCCGAAGCAAAATTTGGCAAACAACACCATTCTAACGAACCTGTTTTTGATATTAGTGCCGCACTCTTGCAATTCCCTATAATTCCGTAATCTAAATTCTCCATATACTCTTAAAATTCTTTAAAAAGACTTGTCGTGTAAAATGATTTTCGGAAATTTAATAAAAATCAATTTCGCAACAACAGCATTCACATATAATTATGAGTAAGACAATAATAATTTCCAACCGATTACCATTACAAATTAACCTCGAAGATAACAACCTGGAAGTCACGCCGAGTGTAGGCGGGCTCGCAACCGGCTTAAAATCATTTCATAAGGATGGTGATAGTATTTGGATTGGTTGGAGCGGACTTACCGAAGAGGAAATTCCTGAAAATCTTTTAGAAGATGTTAAAGAAAAAGCCCGAAAGGAAGATTGTGTTGCTGTAAATCTTAGTGAAGAAGAAATTGAAGGATTTTATTACGGGTTTAGTAATCGTACCATTTGGCCGCTTTTCCATTATTTTATGGAATATACCGAAGCCGATAAAGATCACTGGGAAATTTATAAAAGTGTAAATAAAAAATATGCCGAAGAAGTACTGAAGCATTATAAAGAAGGAGACCACATTTGGGTGCACGATTATCAATTACTTTTAGTCCCAAATATGATTAGGGAACAGCAACCTGAAGCAATTATTGGATTTTTTAATCATATCCCCTTTCCTTCTTATGAAGTTTTTAGAACC is a window of Salegentibacter salegens DNA encoding:
- a CDS encoding mechanosensitive ion channel family protein, whose protein sequence is MTSDPLLFKYILSGAISLLVCFFIAFYILKKIGKDPRNILPVNFAQRVWIPLLIFLAALILKIALLSKIFIYEYTYNILQPISTLGIILSATWLIILTLKILKNRMLKRYDVNTSDNLKARKIYTQFNILENIIIFIIVIMAIGIALMSFESIRSVGVSVLTSAGIAGIIIGFSAQKAIGTLLAGIQIAFTQPIRLQDAVIVEGEWGWIEEITLTYVVIKVWDKRRLVVPSTYFIETPFQNWTKNSADLLGTVFIYTDYTVPVDKIREELDRLLETTPLWDKQAKVVQVTDATDRSMEIRILVSAKDSPTAFDLRVFIREKLIDFLKENYPESLPKSRVQINKEDDKQVQNPKTH
- a CDS encoding glycoside hydrolase family 15 protein, producing MENLDYGIIGNCKSAALISKTGSLEWCCLPNFASAAVFAKLLDEKKGGSFEIIVDDSYKITQEYLWETNILNTEFTDGENSFQVIDFMPRYPREDGSFYAPPDIIRFIRLISGKPKFKVKYDPRLDFAREKTYNEFKGNYIKSFTKEGKYDSLFLYSSFDLNDVLEERELELTGNAYFLLGYHEKLITQSLDRSYLKFQRTKTYWMNWSAKTTRYTHYENEIMRSALVLKCLSYKKSGAVLAAATTSLPETIGEERNWDYRFCWIRDASMVIKVMAGLGHIKSAKDFLQFIIDIIPDKDEKIQIMYGINGEKELTEHILDHLSGYKDSHPVRTGNAAYIQKQNDIYGILMEVIYQQFNQFETSLENSEELWTVVRGIVSIVEENWQKPDKGIWELRTEDRHFVFSKLLCWVAIDRAIKIGEVLRMGINDTHWKSLRAEIYNDIYNNGWNEEVQAYTQYYGSKDLDASTLLMEQYGFIEAKDPRFVSTVHATERELCKDGLMYRYKNKDDFGEPTSSFTICTFWLIDSLFKVGEKKKAKQMFDQLLSYSNHLGLFSEDIDFETKRLLGNFPQAYSHLALIETAANFSLGTTSEETWLSEF